Proteins encoded in a region of the Syngnathus typhle isolate RoL2023-S1 ecotype Sweden linkage group LG20, RoL_Styp_1.0, whole genome shotgun sequence genome:
- the LOC133144152 gene encoding voltage-dependent calcium channel gamma-4 subunit-like — translation MEAKGRNVLTEPSFLGRPALAWCERGIQVLLTSMGAFAAFALMTVAIGTDYWLYARAFICNSTTNSSSSVQDEGARDKKDPGALTHSGLWRICCLEGLKRGVCSQINHFPDDADYDQDAAEYLLRVVRASSMFPILSAVLLLLGGVCVASSSFYKSKRTIILGGGILFVAAGLSNIIGVIVYISAALSDISPKKDEDKKWHYSYGWSFYFGGLSFILAEMVGVLAVNIYIEKNKELRCRSRVDLFKSTTHAMLRLPSYRFRRRSHSSSRSTDPPRSGETSPVGAKTFSLPPSAPPFSVATLPNPHHGGGGDISMYTLSRDAKLGSLGGGAPPLYGTMDRATLYQLHNYFPKDGGSGGGTLPSHSKSNLATAAQNAAPLSSATSAAGSGAPAAGAAPMSAATMDRDRGNVGTLDRLTAKRDRDSNSDTLNRKTTPV, via the exons ATGGAGGCAAAAGGCAGGAACGTGCTCACAg AGCCCAGCTTCTTGGGGCGTCCGGCCCTGGCATGGTGCGAGCGCGGCATCCAGGTGCTGCTGACCAGCATGGGGGCCTTCGCCGCCTTCGCCCTGATGACGGTGGCCATCGGCACCGACTACTGGCTGTACGCCCGAGCATTCATCTGCAACAGCACCACCAATTCGTCGTCGTCGGTGCAGGACGAGGGCGCCAGAGACAAGAAGGACCCCGGCGCCCTGACGCACTCCGGACTCTGGAGGATCTGCTGCCTCGAGG GCTTGAAGCGAGGCGTGTGCTCGCAGATCAACCATTTCCCAGACGACGCTGACTACGACCAAGACGCTGCCGAGTATCTGCTGC GTGTAGTGCGCGCGTCAAGCATGTTCCCCATCCTGAGCGCCGTGCTGCTTCTGCTGGGCGGCGTGTGTGTGGCCTCCAGCAGCTTCTACAAAAGCAAACGAACCATCATCCTGGGAGGAGGAATTCTCTTTGTAGCGGCAG GCCTGAGCAACATCATTGGCGTGATTGTTTACATCTCGGCGGCACTCAGCGACATCTCGCCCAAGAAGGACGAGGACAAGAAGTGGCACTACTCGTATGGATGGTCCTTCTACTTCGGTGGGTTGTCCTTCATCTTGGCTGAGATGGTGGGGGTCCTGGCCGTCAACATCTACATCGAGAAGAACAAAGAGCTGCGGTGTCGCTCCCGCGTCGACCTCTTCAAGAGCACCACGCACGCAATGCTGCGTCTGCCCAGCTATCGCTTCCGCCGGCGCTCGCACTCCAGCTCACGCTCCACCGACCCGCCTCGTTCAGGGGAGACCTCACCCGTGGGGGCCAAGACCTTCAGCCTGCCCCCGTCTGCACCCCCCTTCTCCGTGGCCACCTTACCCAACCCTCACCATGGCGGAGGCGGCGACATATCCATGTACACCCTGTCCAGGGACGCCAAGCTGGGCAGCCTGGGTGGCGGTGCACCGCCCCTCTACGGCACCATGGACCGCGCCACGCTCTACCAACTGCACAACTACTTCCCCAAggacggcggcagcggcggcggcacgcTCCCGTCGCACTCCAAATCCAACCTGGCAACCGCCGCCCAGAACGCCGCCCCCCTGAGCAGCGCCACCTCTGCGGCGGGCAGCGGTGCTCCCGCAGCCGGCGCTGCGCCAATGTCCGCCGCCACCATGGATCGGGACAGAGGCAACGTGGGGACACTGGACCGTCTGACGGCCAAACGGGACCGCGACAGCAACTCGGACACGCTCAACAGGAAGACCACACCTGTTTAA